From the genome of Pungitius pungitius chromosome 21, fPunPun2.1, whole genome shotgun sequence, one region includes:
- the LOC119212896 gene encoding ATP-dependent RNA helicase DHX8 isoform X2 translates to MGDGGVDELSQLEYLSLVSKVCTELDNHLGISDKDLAEFVIDLAEKQPTFDGFKALLLQNGAEFTDSLVGNLLRLIQTMRPPSKTSASKVSEAVAKPKTEKDKLKELFPALCRADDPAPKLLDEDDVKVAADAMKELEMFLPSVSGTTPKSSKSSRSEKSRRHSRSRSRSRDRHRDRDRDRDRDKDRKKRHRSRSTSRSRDRDRQRDGDRDRGKRRDKSSRWSERSQSPKKDQDRDSDRWKDKAVDRPPPEEPSVGDIYNGKVTSIMQFGCFVQLEGLRKRWEGLVHISELRREGRVANVADVVSKGQRVKIKVLSFTGSKTSLSMKDVDQETGEDLNPNRRRNVGPDGGDEITMRNPDRPSNLNLGHPPELEQDDTLERKRLTKISDPEKWEIKQMIAANVLSKEEFPDFDDETGILPKVDDEEDEDLEIELVEEEPPFLRGHTKQSMDMSPVKIVKNPDGSLSQAAMMQSALAKERRELKQAAREAEMDSIPMGLNKHWVDPLPDVDGRQIAANMRGIGMMPNDIPEWKKHAFGGNKASYGKKTAMSILEQRESLPIYKLKEQLIQAVHDNQILIVIGETGSGKTTQITQYLAEAGYTTRGKIGCTQPRRVAAMSVAKRVSEEYGCCLGQEVGYTIRFEDCTSPETVIKYMTDGMLLRECLIDSELGQYAIIMLDEAHERTIHTDVLFGLLKKTVMKRTDMKLIVTSATLDAVKFSQYFYEAPIFTIPGRTYPVEVLYTKEPETDYLDASLITVMQIHLTEPPGDVLVFLTGQEEIDTACEILYDRMKSLGPDVPELIILPVYSALPSEMQTRIFDPAPPGSRKVVIATNIAETSLTIDGIYYVVDPGFVKQKVYNSKTGIDQLVVTPISQAQAKQRAGRAGRTGPGKTYRLYTERAYRDEMLTTNVPEIQRTNLASTVLSLKAMGINDLLSFDFMDAPPMETLITAMEQLYTLGALDDEGLLTRLGRRMAEFPLEPMLCKMLIMSVHLGCSEEMLTIVSMLSVQNVFYRPKDKQALADQKKAKFHQPEGDHLTLLAVYNSWKNNKFSNPWCYENFIQARSLRRAQDIRKQMLGIMDRHKLDVVSCGKATVRVQKAICSGFFRNAAKKDPQEGYRTLIDQQVVYIHPSSALFNRQPEWVVYHELVLTTKEYMREVTTIDPRWLVEFSPAFFKVSDPTRLSKQKKQQRLEPLYNRYEEPNAWRISRAFRRR, encoded by the exons ATGGGAGACGGCGGAGTTGACGAGCTCTCGCAGCTCGAGTATTTATCGTTGGTGTCCAAGGTCTGCACTGAGCTTGACAACCACCTGGGAATAAGTGACAAAGATTTAG CTGAATTCGTCATCGACCTCGCTGAAAAGCAACCGACCTTCGATGGATTCAAAGCTCTTTTACTCCAAAACGGAGCCGAATTCACA GATTCCCTCGTCGGTAATTTGCTCAGGCTCATTCAGACAATGCGACCGCCATCCAAGACGTCTGCGAGTAAAG TCTCTGAGGCTGTGGCTAAACCGAAAACAGAGAAGGATAAGCTGAAGGAGTTGTTTCCTGCATTGTGTAGAGCAGATGATCCGGCACCAAAG CTGTTAGATGAAGATGACGTGAAGGTAGCAGCTGATGCCATGAAAGAGCTGGAGATGTTTCTGCCCAGTGTCAGCGGGACAACCCCCAAAAGCAGCAAGAGCAG CAGGTCAGAAAAGAGCCGACGCCACAGCCGAAGTCGCAGCAGaagcagagacagacacagagatcGAGACCGAGACAGAGATCGGGATAAGGACAGGAAAAAACGTCACCGCTCCAGGTCCACGTCTCGCTCCAGAGATCGGGATCGACAAAGAGATGGCGACAGAGATCGCGGCAAAAGAAGAGACAAATCTTCCCGCTGGTCTGAGCGCTCACAGAGTCCCAAAAAGGACCAAGACAGAGACTCTGATCGCTGGAAAGACAAAGCTGTGGACCGCCCGCCACCCGAAGAACCGTCTGTTGGTGACATATACAACGGCAAAGTCACCAGTATCATGCAGTTCGGATGCTTTGTTCAGCTAGAGGGATTGAG GAAACGATGGGAGGGTTTGGTCCACATCTCCGAGCTGCGCAGAGAGGGCCGCGTGGCTAACGTCGCCGATGTTGTCAGCAAAGGCCAAAGAGTCAAGATCAAGGTTCTCTCGTTCACCGGCTCCAAGACCAGCCTCAGTATGAAG GATGTTGATCAGGAGACAGGAGAAGACCTGAACCCCAACAGGAGGAGGAACGTGGGCCCAGATGGAGGGGATGAGATCACCATGAGGAACCCCGACCGGCCAAGCAACCTGAACCTTGGCCACCCCCCCGAGCTGGAGCAGGACGATACCCTGGAGCGCAAGAGGCTCACCAAGATTTCTGACCCAGAGAAGTGGGAGATCAAACAG ATGATTGCTGCCAACGTCCTGTCCAAAGAAGAGTTCCCTGATTTTGACGACGAGACGGGAATCCTTCCTAAAGTAGATGACGAAGAAG ATGAAGATCTGGAAATCGAGCTGGTTGAAGAGGAACCCCCGTTCCTGAGGGGACACACCAAACAAAGCATGGACATGAGCCCCGTCAAGATTGTCAAG AATCCAGACGGCTCTCTGTCTCAAGCCGCCATGATGCAGAGCGCTCTGGCTAAAGAGAGACGAGAGCTGAAGCAGGCCGCGCGAGAGGCAGAGATGGATTCCATCCCCATGGGCCTGAATAAACACTGGGTCGACCCGCTGCCAGACG TGGATGGTCGTCAGATCGCAGCTAACATGAGAGGCATCGGCATGATGCCCAATGACATCCCCGAGTGGAAGAAGCACGCCTTTGGAGGCAACAAGGCCTCTTACGGAAAGAAGACCGCAATGTCCATcctggagcagagggagagcCTTCCCATCTACAAGCTGAAAGAGCAGCTCATTCAG GCCGTCCACGACAATCAGATCTTGATCGTCATCGGCGAGACGGGGTCCGGTAAGACCACGCAGATCACGCAGTACCTGGCGGAGGCCGGCTACACCACCAGGGGGAAGATCGGCTGCACGCAGCCCCGTCGAGTGGCCGCCATGTCCGTGGCCAAGAGAGTCTCCGAGGAGTACGGGTGCTGTCTGGGTCAAGAG GTGGGCTACACCATCCGCTTTGAGGACTGCACCAGCCCGGAGACGGTGATCAAGTACATGACGGACGGCATGTTGCTGAGGGAGTGCCTGATCGACTCTGAACTGGGCCAGTACGCCATCATCATGTTGGATGAAGCTCACGAGAGGACAATCCACACTGACGTTCTCTTCGGTTTGCTCAAGAAG ACTGTGATGAAGCGCACGGACATGAAGCTGATTGTAACGTCCGCCACGCTGGACGCCGTGAAGTTCTCTCAATATTTCTACGAGGCGCCCATCTTCACCATCCCTGGAAGAACTTATCCGGTGGAGGTTCTATACACCAAAGAGCCTGAGACGGACTACCTGGACGCCAGCCTCATCACAGTCATGCAGATCCACTTGACCGAGCCTCCAG gggaCGTTCTGGTGTTTTTGACGGGACAGGAGGAGATCGACACCGCCTGCGAGATCCTGTACGACAGGATGAAGTCACTCGGGCCCGACGTTCCCGAGCTGATCATTCTGCCCGTTTACTCTGCGCTGCCCAGCGAGATGCAGACCAGGATCTTTGACCCGGCCCCCCCGGGCAGCAGAAAG GTGGTCATCGCCACAAACATTGCAGAGACGTCTCTGACCATCGATGGGATCTACTACGTGGTGGATCCCGGCTTCGTCAAGCAGAAAGTGTACAACTCAAAGACTGGCATTGACCAGCTGGTGGTGACTCCCATCTCTCAG GCGCAGGCCAAGCAGAGGGCGGGTCGGGCCGGCAGAACGGGCCCGGGGAAGACGTACCGGCTCTACACGGAGAGAGCCTACAGGGACGAGATGCTGACCACCAACGTGCCCGAGATCCAGAGGACCAACCTGGCCAGCACCGTGCTGTCTCTGAAG GCGATGGGCATCAATGACCTCCTGTCCTTTGACTTCATGGACGCTCCTCCCATGGAGACGCTGATCACCGCCATGGAGCAGCTCTACACTCTGGGCGCTCTGGATGATGAAGGCCTACTCACCCGGCtggggaggagg ATGGCGGAGTTCCCTCTGGAGCCCATGTTGTGTAAGATGTTGATCATGTCCGTCCACCTGGGCTGCAGTGAAGAGATGCTCACCATCGTCTCCATGTTGTCCGTGCAGAACGTCTTCTACAGGCCCAAG GACAAGCAGGCCTTGGCAGACCAGAAGAAGGCCAAGTTTCACCAACCGGAGGGAGACCACCTGACCCTGCTGGCGGTCTACAACTCCTGGAAGAACAACAAGTTCTCCAACCCCTGGTGTTACGAGAACTTCATCCAGGCGCGCTCCCTGCGCCGAGCCCAGGACATCCGCAAACAGATGCTGGGAATCATGGACAG GCACAAACTGGATGTGGTGTCTTGTGGTAAGGCGACCGTACGGGTCCAGAAAGCCATCTGCAGCGGCTTCTTCAGGAACGCGGCCAAGAAGGATCCTCAAGAGGGCTACCGCACTCTGATAGACCAGCAAGTGGTGTACATCCACCCGTCCAGCGCCCTGTTCAACCGGCAGCCCGAGTG GGTCGTGTACCACGAGCTGGTGCTGACCACCAAGGAGTACATGCGGGAGGTGACCACCATCGACCCCCGCTGGCTGGTGGAGTTCTCCCCGGCCTTCTTCAAAGTGTCCGACCCCACGCGCCTCAGCaagcagaagaagcagcagcgcCTCGAGCCGCTGTACAACCGCTACGAGGAGCCCAACGCCTGGAGGATCTCCCGCGCCTTCAGGCGCCGCTGA
- the LOC119212896 gene encoding ATP-dependent RNA helicase DHX8 isoform X1, producing MGDGGVDELSQLEYLSLVSKVCTELDNHLGISDKDLAEFVIDLAEKQPTFDGFKALLLQNGAEFTDSLVGNLLRLIQTMRPPSKTSASKVSEAVAKPKTEKDKLKELFPALCRADDPAPKKLLDEDDVKVAADAMKELEMFLPSVSGTTPKSSKSSRSEKSRRHSRSRSRSRDRHRDRDRDRDRDKDRKKRHRSRSTSRSRDRDRQRDGDRDRGKRRDKSSRWSERSQSPKKDQDRDSDRWKDKAVDRPPPEEPSVGDIYNGKVTSIMQFGCFVQLEGLRKRWEGLVHISELRREGRVANVADVVSKGQRVKIKVLSFTGSKTSLSMKDVDQETGEDLNPNRRRNVGPDGGDEITMRNPDRPSNLNLGHPPELEQDDTLERKRLTKISDPEKWEIKQMIAANVLSKEEFPDFDDETGILPKVDDEEDEDLEIELVEEEPPFLRGHTKQSMDMSPVKIVKNPDGSLSQAAMMQSALAKERRELKQAAREAEMDSIPMGLNKHWVDPLPDVDGRQIAANMRGIGMMPNDIPEWKKHAFGGNKASYGKKTAMSILEQRESLPIYKLKEQLIQAVHDNQILIVIGETGSGKTTQITQYLAEAGYTTRGKIGCTQPRRVAAMSVAKRVSEEYGCCLGQEVGYTIRFEDCTSPETVIKYMTDGMLLRECLIDSELGQYAIIMLDEAHERTIHTDVLFGLLKKTVMKRTDMKLIVTSATLDAVKFSQYFYEAPIFTIPGRTYPVEVLYTKEPETDYLDASLITVMQIHLTEPPGDVLVFLTGQEEIDTACEILYDRMKSLGPDVPELIILPVYSALPSEMQTRIFDPAPPGSRKVVIATNIAETSLTIDGIYYVVDPGFVKQKVYNSKTGIDQLVVTPISQAQAKQRAGRAGRTGPGKTYRLYTERAYRDEMLTTNVPEIQRTNLASTVLSLKAMGINDLLSFDFMDAPPMETLITAMEQLYTLGALDDEGLLTRLGRRMAEFPLEPMLCKMLIMSVHLGCSEEMLTIVSMLSVQNVFYRPKDKQALADQKKAKFHQPEGDHLTLLAVYNSWKNNKFSNPWCYENFIQARSLRRAQDIRKQMLGIMDRHKLDVVSCGKATVRVQKAICSGFFRNAAKKDPQEGYRTLIDQQVVYIHPSSALFNRQPEWVVYHELVLTTKEYMREVTTIDPRWLVEFSPAFFKVSDPTRLSKQKKQQRLEPLYNRYEEPNAWRISRAFRRR from the exons ATGGGAGACGGCGGAGTTGACGAGCTCTCGCAGCTCGAGTATTTATCGTTGGTGTCCAAGGTCTGCACTGAGCTTGACAACCACCTGGGAATAAGTGACAAAGATTTAG CTGAATTCGTCATCGACCTCGCTGAAAAGCAACCGACCTTCGATGGATTCAAAGCTCTTTTACTCCAAAACGGAGCCGAATTCACA GATTCCCTCGTCGGTAATTTGCTCAGGCTCATTCAGACAATGCGACCGCCATCCAAGACGTCTGCGAGTAAAG TCTCTGAGGCTGTGGCTAAACCGAAAACAGAGAAGGATAAGCTGAAGGAGTTGTTTCCTGCATTGTGTAGAGCAGATGATCCGGCACCAAAG AAGCTGTTAGATGAAGATGACGTGAAGGTAGCAGCTGATGCCATGAAAGAGCTGGAGATGTTTCTGCCCAGTGTCAGCGGGACAACCCCCAAAAGCAGCAAGAGCAG CAGGTCAGAAAAGAGCCGACGCCACAGCCGAAGTCGCAGCAGaagcagagacagacacagagatcGAGACCGAGACAGAGATCGGGATAAGGACAGGAAAAAACGTCACCGCTCCAGGTCCACGTCTCGCTCCAGAGATCGGGATCGACAAAGAGATGGCGACAGAGATCGCGGCAAAAGAAGAGACAAATCTTCCCGCTGGTCTGAGCGCTCACAGAGTCCCAAAAAGGACCAAGACAGAGACTCTGATCGCTGGAAAGACAAAGCTGTGGACCGCCCGCCACCCGAAGAACCGTCTGTTGGTGACATATACAACGGCAAAGTCACCAGTATCATGCAGTTCGGATGCTTTGTTCAGCTAGAGGGATTGAG GAAACGATGGGAGGGTTTGGTCCACATCTCCGAGCTGCGCAGAGAGGGCCGCGTGGCTAACGTCGCCGATGTTGTCAGCAAAGGCCAAAGAGTCAAGATCAAGGTTCTCTCGTTCACCGGCTCCAAGACCAGCCTCAGTATGAAG GATGTTGATCAGGAGACAGGAGAAGACCTGAACCCCAACAGGAGGAGGAACGTGGGCCCAGATGGAGGGGATGAGATCACCATGAGGAACCCCGACCGGCCAAGCAACCTGAACCTTGGCCACCCCCCCGAGCTGGAGCAGGACGATACCCTGGAGCGCAAGAGGCTCACCAAGATTTCTGACCCAGAGAAGTGGGAGATCAAACAG ATGATTGCTGCCAACGTCCTGTCCAAAGAAGAGTTCCCTGATTTTGACGACGAGACGGGAATCCTTCCTAAAGTAGATGACGAAGAAG ATGAAGATCTGGAAATCGAGCTGGTTGAAGAGGAACCCCCGTTCCTGAGGGGACACACCAAACAAAGCATGGACATGAGCCCCGTCAAGATTGTCAAG AATCCAGACGGCTCTCTGTCTCAAGCCGCCATGATGCAGAGCGCTCTGGCTAAAGAGAGACGAGAGCTGAAGCAGGCCGCGCGAGAGGCAGAGATGGATTCCATCCCCATGGGCCTGAATAAACACTGGGTCGACCCGCTGCCAGACG TGGATGGTCGTCAGATCGCAGCTAACATGAGAGGCATCGGCATGATGCCCAATGACATCCCCGAGTGGAAGAAGCACGCCTTTGGAGGCAACAAGGCCTCTTACGGAAAGAAGACCGCAATGTCCATcctggagcagagggagagcCTTCCCATCTACAAGCTGAAAGAGCAGCTCATTCAG GCCGTCCACGACAATCAGATCTTGATCGTCATCGGCGAGACGGGGTCCGGTAAGACCACGCAGATCACGCAGTACCTGGCGGAGGCCGGCTACACCACCAGGGGGAAGATCGGCTGCACGCAGCCCCGTCGAGTGGCCGCCATGTCCGTGGCCAAGAGAGTCTCCGAGGAGTACGGGTGCTGTCTGGGTCAAGAG GTGGGCTACACCATCCGCTTTGAGGACTGCACCAGCCCGGAGACGGTGATCAAGTACATGACGGACGGCATGTTGCTGAGGGAGTGCCTGATCGACTCTGAACTGGGCCAGTACGCCATCATCATGTTGGATGAAGCTCACGAGAGGACAATCCACACTGACGTTCTCTTCGGTTTGCTCAAGAAG ACTGTGATGAAGCGCACGGACATGAAGCTGATTGTAACGTCCGCCACGCTGGACGCCGTGAAGTTCTCTCAATATTTCTACGAGGCGCCCATCTTCACCATCCCTGGAAGAACTTATCCGGTGGAGGTTCTATACACCAAAGAGCCTGAGACGGACTACCTGGACGCCAGCCTCATCACAGTCATGCAGATCCACTTGACCGAGCCTCCAG gggaCGTTCTGGTGTTTTTGACGGGACAGGAGGAGATCGACACCGCCTGCGAGATCCTGTACGACAGGATGAAGTCACTCGGGCCCGACGTTCCCGAGCTGATCATTCTGCCCGTTTACTCTGCGCTGCCCAGCGAGATGCAGACCAGGATCTTTGACCCGGCCCCCCCGGGCAGCAGAAAG GTGGTCATCGCCACAAACATTGCAGAGACGTCTCTGACCATCGATGGGATCTACTACGTGGTGGATCCCGGCTTCGTCAAGCAGAAAGTGTACAACTCAAAGACTGGCATTGACCAGCTGGTGGTGACTCCCATCTCTCAG GCGCAGGCCAAGCAGAGGGCGGGTCGGGCCGGCAGAACGGGCCCGGGGAAGACGTACCGGCTCTACACGGAGAGAGCCTACAGGGACGAGATGCTGACCACCAACGTGCCCGAGATCCAGAGGACCAACCTGGCCAGCACCGTGCTGTCTCTGAAG GCGATGGGCATCAATGACCTCCTGTCCTTTGACTTCATGGACGCTCCTCCCATGGAGACGCTGATCACCGCCATGGAGCAGCTCTACACTCTGGGCGCTCTGGATGATGAAGGCCTACTCACCCGGCtggggaggagg ATGGCGGAGTTCCCTCTGGAGCCCATGTTGTGTAAGATGTTGATCATGTCCGTCCACCTGGGCTGCAGTGAAGAGATGCTCACCATCGTCTCCATGTTGTCCGTGCAGAACGTCTTCTACAGGCCCAAG GACAAGCAGGCCTTGGCAGACCAGAAGAAGGCCAAGTTTCACCAACCGGAGGGAGACCACCTGACCCTGCTGGCGGTCTACAACTCCTGGAAGAACAACAAGTTCTCCAACCCCTGGTGTTACGAGAACTTCATCCAGGCGCGCTCCCTGCGCCGAGCCCAGGACATCCGCAAACAGATGCTGGGAATCATGGACAG GCACAAACTGGATGTGGTGTCTTGTGGTAAGGCGACCGTACGGGTCCAGAAAGCCATCTGCAGCGGCTTCTTCAGGAACGCGGCCAAGAAGGATCCTCAAGAGGGCTACCGCACTCTGATAGACCAGCAAGTGGTGTACATCCACCCGTCCAGCGCCCTGTTCAACCGGCAGCCCGAGTG GGTCGTGTACCACGAGCTGGTGCTGACCACCAAGGAGTACATGCGGGAGGTGACCACCATCGACCCCCGCTGGCTGGTGGAGTTCTCCCCGGCCTTCTTCAAAGTGTCCGACCCCACGCGCCTCAGCaagcagaagaagcagcagcgcCTCGAGCCGCTGTACAACCGCTACGAGGAGCCCAACGCCTGGAGGATCTCCCGCGCCTTCAGGCGCCGCTGA